The DNA region ATTATTCCAGGTTGGTTCTAATGAAAAATAACGAACCAAAAATAGTTGAAAAAGAAAAAATCGTTGCTGAAAAGCTCAATGGTAGATTCGCAATGTTAGGTTTTGTTGCCCTCATTGGAGCATATTTAACTACAGGTCAAATCATTCCTGGTTTTATTTAATATAAATCTTTATTTTTTTTAAAAGCCTAATTTTAAATTAGGCCTTTTTTATAGGATTTTTTTATTGATAGTAAATTCTCTCTATTAATTAAGGTTTGAATAATCCTTTTTTGAACAAAAAATTTTCTATGAATAAGTATAAAAACACTATCTTATTTCTAAATATTAGATTCAAAATTTTTTAATTTTTAGGGCAAAAATATAGAAAAATACAATTTTTCATACATAGAAAGCTGAGGTTGGAAAATGATAAATATTTAAAAACTTTTTAAAGAAAAATATTAATTTGATTATTTTTCTTTAACACTTAATTTTATTTGTTAACTAATGCTATCTTTATCAAGATAATTAAAGTAAAAATGAGAGTCAAACTTGAGCCCGAGACAGCATTTATTGGAAAAAAATTTGCTTATCTATTCCTTAGTATAATATTCGGTCTAAATATAATAACTTTTGTTTGGTTTTTCTTATTCTCAAATTTAAAATAAAATCTAGAATTTTGTTTAAAAGAATTAAATAAAATTCCTGAAACTAAAATTTGATAAAAACAGTTATTTAGAAACTAAAAAATGCCTGGAATAATCTGTCCGGTTGTTACATAGGCACCTAATAATGCAACGAAACCAACCATAGCCCATCTACCATTTACTTTTTCTGCGTTTTGGGGATATCCATCGTAAGACACAGTTTCATCAATATAAGGCCTAGTTTCTGATGGGAACATATTCTGTCTTCCACCAGATTCTGTAGTAACTCCTGATTTTGTCATTAAGAAAATAATAATTGTTAATTAAAGTAACACAAATATTAACTTATGTAAACCAAAATCTACATTAATTTCCCTTTGAGTATTTGTTTTATAGCTCAATATGTAACATTTCTGTTTAAATATTAACAAGCCATATTTTTTTTATCAAATCATTTTTTATTGCAAAATTCATAATCATTTGAAATAAGCATTTATACTCACATTAAGTAATTTTACTTAGTAGAATGATCATAGCATTTAGGAAGTGCTTAGCTGGTTAAATCAGAAAATCTGAATTAACTAGGTCGTCATGAGCTTGCCGGTGGGATACTTGCAAGCTCTTTCAATTTTAAAACGCAAGCAAATATATAAGCATTTTGTAATTTTAGACTTATTTAATAAAATCTTGAAGACAAGACACTAATGTCATAGTTTTATTTATTTGCTAAATAGAAAATAGTTTGAAAAATGTATGTCTTTAGATTTTATTCTCATACCATCTTGTATTTTGATTATCCTTTTTCTTTTAAATAGAGAAAATATGATCTACAAAAAAAATCAAAAGGTTAAATAGTATCATTAGCCTAAAAGATTCTTAATACTAAAGGTCAAAAAACTTTATTTTTTTTTTAAAATTAATTTGTCCCAATATAGTTTTGAATTATTAATTTGATTTAGTTTTTGTTGGCAATGTATACAATTGCAATCAGACATTATAGTTTTATTTTTCATGCTTTAACTCTTTTTTTTAAAGAAACCAGATTTCTTGTTTTTCTGCAAGTATTGATAAAATAATGAGAAGATTTGATAAAATAAATATTAGTTTTTTCAAATCCTATATTGTTTTATAAATCGTTGATAATTTATAATAATCTGAGAATTTTTAATTAATATAATCAAAAACTTTTTGTTAGTAAGTAGACCGAAGCCTAAAAATGTAGAGGAATGTCTTGTATTTATTTTTTCTTTAGTAATAATAATTGGTGGATTATTGAATACCCTTTCGAATAAAACATACCTCAATGATAGCTGGACTATTGGAGAGTGGCTAATAAATTATCAAGGTGGATTTATTAGAAGAGGGCTTTTAGGAGAAGGCATATACATTTTATGTAATGTAATAAAGATTTCACCAATTTTTGTAATTTGGTTGATCAGTATTGCATCCTATTATCTTTTATTAAAATTGACTATTTTAGAGTCTAGGAATAAAGTTTCAAGTGCGTTTTTACTATCGCCAGGGATATTTTTGGCACCCATAATTGGTGATTTTTTAATCAGGAAAGATTTACTGCTTTTGCTCATATTCCTTATATCTCTAAAACTTATGAAATTTAAAAGACCGAATCTTATATTTTTAAATATATTAAATATTACTGGAATGTT from Prochlorococcus marinus XMU1410 includes:
- a CDS encoding high light inducible protein gives rise to the protein MTKSGVTTESGGRQNMFPSETRPYIDETVSYDGYPQNAEKVNGRWAMVGFVALLGAYVTTGQIIPGIF
- a CDS encoding high light inducible protein translates to MKNNEPKIVEKEKIVAEKLNGRFAMLGFVALIGAYLTTGQIIPGFI